The sequence below is a genomic window from Theobroma cacao cultivar B97-61/B2 chromosome 6, Criollo_cocoa_genome_V2, whole genome shotgun sequence.
ttctttttattattattattattattacgtgtacataaaaaaaaattaacctaacataaattcccaaataatatttaaaaactattaaatCCAATATAAGAAATCAAAGTaagagtttaaaaaaaaagaaactactAAGCTAATATAAGAAAATTCTAAGACAAAAATGAAGTGTAGAAGCTAATAATATAAAGGGCACTCAGATTCTCTCTATACCAAAAGCAAAAGGCTAAAGTAGAAAACTACAGTAACATTTGAGTGTGaaatataattcttttttttttttttttaatgtagtATCATTAACAACTTGCAAGGAgtataattgaaggaattcaTGTTTACATCACTCCCAGGAAGGAACTTGTCAAACTACCAATGGATAGGCTTTACTCTAGTAGGAAATTGGTGGAAGTCTAGTCATCATTTATCTCAACATTTCCTCCCTTGAGATGCAAGTGCTTCTCTCTTTTCTGGAACTCTGTCAACCCCTTTCCACTTCCTGTGACACCAACCTTACCATGAGGATCATCCGGAGACTTGAAGATGCTCTCGCGCTTCCGCCCAGAGAAGAACCCAACCTGGAATAGGAAATAAGATTTTGCATCTCAGTCTAGGTTCTTAAGTATCTAAATAATTGGCTCTCAATTACCAGCAAACAAGAAAGTTTATGTAAGGTATACACTGACACATCATCATCCGatatatttgatataattttCCCACATTAAGTTTCCACCATCAAGAAAATCATGcctttcacccatttaacaaaaattgatGCACTCAAAACACCATTTAATGGGCAGTTCTAGAAGAGACAAGAAAAAGGGTTGGTCATCCAATTGGGGAATATTCTAAAAACACATCAACAGGAAAAAAGGCTTGCTAGACAGACCTTTTTAGTCTTGCCTTTGGTTGTCTGAAACTGCTGCCAAGCATTCTGCCGCTTATTTTGTGCCACTTCAAGTTGTTCAAATCGCATCTTTGACTTAAAAGCATGTATCTTCTTTCGCTTGGCGGCTTTCTGAGGAATCACAGGcaaaaaatcatcaaatcaaTTGGTAGAAACTATATTTCTGCCAAATTTCATCTACTAAAAGATAGTAATTGATTGCTAGGTGGTAGAAAAAAGATTTGACCCAAAAATTACAGCATCAGCAAATTACAAGTAGAACATAAATGCATTACTAGCTGAGGAATTTTCAAAAGTATCAACTATAGGTCCTATTTCAGACATAAAGCACACATGAAAAATCAATCAACATAGGAAAATCAAGCACCATTATCCAGTAATTGGACCTGGGATGATGCTAGTTCTAGGAACATCAAATGTCATAACtcacgaaaaaaaaaaacctaaactTCAGATTGCCCTCTGTGAAAAACTGAAAGTTCTATACTAGCACCATACAGAGTACTTACTACATCCTCAGGATCATCAGCAGTTATCCGAAGCTTTGCTGGTAAACTTCGAGATTGAAAGTCAACAGAAGCAGCTTGAGCAATCTTACGTTTGATAGCTTGTTTTGTAGCTTCAGCAACCTTCTCAGCTTCCAGCAAAGCATTGTATTCAATTGCCCTCACATTGGCAGGATCCACCTGGTATTGAAATTGCATATGGTGAAAGGAGTTTGTAAGGCACTAAAGGAAAATGACAAACAAGTTGCAAAAACCAAAAGTTGTGTCTGAACATATTTCTATCAATGGttaattagaaaaaatcacaaaaaaaagGACTCCCAAACAAGGTTTCTATTAACAGTATAGGATATATTCAACTTAGGGATACAGGCACAAGGAAATAAAGAACTGCAATGCCGGGTTCCAGTCAAAGTGGAATCATGTCTTATCAACAAAAATCAGTTTCATCACGTAAACGTAGACcccaaagaaaagaaaaggaaaccaCAGGGAATTAAACTTAGAGTAAAAAACCAAACCCCTGGATACACTGCTAAATGATGATTACACTTCCCTGCTTGACTGTTAAACCCTATTAATCAAACCATTTATTGCTGAGCAAAAACTTTACTGAGATGAAGAGATCAAAAACTCAACTGCCACAACAGTCACAAAGGACTCTTTACTCATTTTGTTCAATGAATGTTTACTGCTCTTTTTCTCGCTTTCCGGCATTCTCTTCTTACAGCCTCTTCCTTTATATATATCCCAGAATTCCACAAAAAAGGACCATTGTTTCATCATGTAATCATCCACATATTGCTCCTTGGATTATTCAATGGTAGAAAATCGACAAAGTATTGTCATTTCTAGTTAAAGGATCAAAACGAGAAGTAACTGAAGCCTCCTTTTTCCTCCTTGTTGAAAAACTAATACTGGGTATTTATTGATTTCATctaatttgaaaaatcctGCAAcaataaacatgtttttattttttaatttgaaaaaaaaaaccctaatcCACTTCATGTGATTCTTTGTTGAATGGCTTTGGGTTCTATTCCAAGTTTGAGGATCTTCCTTTCAACTGCaaccaattatttttatttgcaaAATCTAATCATACCATGTCAATTAGCGTATTTTCAAGATTCCAAAGTTTAGTGCTATGTCATACTGCTATGTCATACTGCCTTTAACACAAGAGGCAATTTACTCAACATTTGCTAAACTACTGACAGAAAATCAAGGGGTAAAAGTGTACGTTTTGAAACTACAAGGTAAAAAGTGCAATTTGTGGATGtcctcaaattaaaaattaaaaattataatggaAAAAgcataatgaaaaaaattaaaaaacaaaaaatcaaagaaattaaatcaaatggGCTTTTTATGCACCTATTACCAAAAAGATTGCCTATGCACACGCCTGACCAAATGAACCTCACCCAAAAGGGTCTGAGGCGCTTTTGTTGTCTGGCACTGCACCTTAGCACCTAGGCACATGCCTTAACAACACTTTAATGCTAACAAAAGTATCAAATAGGCTAACAAGTAATAGAATATAAAAATAGTAAAGAGATGTATGAATATAAGAATCCCATTTGGCAACCAGAATTGTACCTCTTCCTTGTTTCCCCATCCATCATAGAGGACAAAATACCCATTTGGAGTAATAGCCTCAACAGTTGCATCATACCTGAACATTCAACTAATCAAatacagaaaagaaaagtaggTAAAAGAAACGGAAGGGAAAAAACAATTGGTTAAAATTACAATATCCTTGTTTCTTTGCATACCACTCTCCATCTTCACTCCAGACAGCCTGAACTTTTGTGCCAACAGGAAATTTATCCTCATAATCTGATGTTTTCCCTGCTTCCtagataagagaaaaacatTTATGTGAGTGcctaaaagaataaagagatCTACACCAGCAAAAATACACATCAAAAGAACAACTCTAATCGCCAGCTGGATCAAAAGCATTTTCCAATGtaacaaacaaaagaaaaaagatttcTGTTGCCTAACAAATTTtacaaaagaatataaattaaacCAAGGTAATAgttggagattatgaaaataaatattctcaATTGCAATAACAAATTCTGTTATTCAACTACCTGTCCCAACTACCTATGATATGCTAATGTTGTTGTGACGTGCAAGAACTTCTTGCATCCAATACACACATAAGATAGGCTTGGTCATGTGACAAATTGTACACAAGAAAAcaatataatttgaaaaaggCTTGGTCATGTGACAAATTGTACACAAGaaaacaatataatttgcCACATCACATATGCATACATTTGCAAAAAAGTTGTAGAAATTTCCCAATTCAATTCAGAATCTTGACTTTGTGGATAAGGAACCATTtctgaaaaacaaaaagaactaccaaaataaatcaaagattTCAATTAGCCATTTTAATCACCTTTGATTGTGCAGGGGGTGCACTATAACTAGTCCCAATATCTGATCCAGAAATCTCATTTTGCTTTGCAGTTGCAAGCAGTTCCTCCGTCAGAGCAATCACCTGCAGCCCAAAACTTCAGCACAAGTATACATCTTAAGCAAAAATCTATACATTTAGTAAAATAGTAAAGGGCGAATTGTTATCAAATTTCGAACTTAGAATCTCAGGGTGAACATCGGAAATCAGGTGAATGAGAAGCAGACTAGCCATCACGACACATAGCACACCTGCAAAGGAATCAAGATCAAAGTGATGGGCATCATGCAAAGCTCTTTATTTTCAGAAAAAATTTGTTCTCCCTAAAGTTCACTTTTTTGCAGCTGTGAACTTCTTTAATGCATGAACCATCCTCACCTTTTTAACCCTGAAATGAAAACAAACCTCCAGCAGAGCCAGTAGCAGTTAATTGATGTTGCTTGTTTGAGCAACATGTTGATTCCTTCAAAATAGGGAAGGAAgagaaatgatattttgatcacTTTATTGTAAAACTTGACATCTAAATAAAAGCCCACTAACTAAAACTGATATTTCTATCACTTTCTGGTGCTGGATAGTAGGTTGGTTCCATTTCTCAACAGAAAAACCGAATTGTAACCGCAACATCACAAGCTAGAGGAAAGAACcacaaataacaagaaaaaaatgaaaggaaaacctacaataaaaaaaatcaaatgcaATGAAAGAATaaacacaaagaaaataagcaTAAGCAAGGATCACCTCTGCGAGCTCCTTCTCCATGTCCACATATTCAAGGTTTCCAGGATCATCAACCAGAAGCTGTCGAACCTGTTTTTCACCAGAATCCTCTAATTAGTCTAATAATTAGTCGTGTGAAATAGAATAACCAAAAAACATAGAATTCCTCCACTTGTCTCAGCAAGCAAAGTCAAAACTGCGGAAAACACATTATATCTAACAATTACGAAatactttattaattaattttaaagtataaatgaaaaaaaaaaccttaaaccCAAATAATTCGTTCgaaaaacatataatttaGTCCAATCAAATACTTGGCTCATAAGCAGACGAAAATTTGCAAACAAATTAAAGCTAATTGCGAAAATTaagttgaaagaaagaaaaaccgAACCTGCTGAAGCTGTTCCTTATACGTAGAGAGATTTGAAGCCAGCTCTTCTATGCTTAGCTCATCTTCTCCTTGCATTGTATTTTCCCTTTACAATATCCTATTCTACGGTTTTTTGATGATTTCGACTACTTTTAGGGTTTGGGAGTGAGATTTTGCCAAACACGATGAAATGATCACCCTTCTGGAAATCCTTCATTTATAAGTTCGCAATTTTACACCAATGCCCCTACTTTATCTTCCTATTACCTAACATGCCCTCtcactaaatttttttttcattgtattagtttttttttaaattacttttttaaaaatttaaataatttttattcttttattataattttattttaaattattattaattaaaaaatcacttgtaatattttaagctacatgatgaaaatatcatatattcatttcattatGTCACATTACTATCTTATATTAATTAAGAGTTATGTTATATTATTGTTAATTagttagttaaaattaaactatGAATAAGATTAGGTTAGccttttatacatatatataacatacaTTATAgtttggattaattttaaattgatctccttattaattttaaaaggaaaCTAAGTTAGAAAATAatgacaaaataataataaataaataaatatttatttatcatgtaAATACTAATTAAACATTGTTGCAGCTATAAGGTACTCTGATATGTACATCCAAAAATGAAAGAACGGCATAGGAGTGGTGCGTAGCATAGGTGTCATCCAAATCCAAATCCAAATCCTAGCCCATGCAATTTGTGTCTTTGGCTTCGACCAGACACCAACTGTGTGGCTCTTCCAACTACAGTCGCACAACGACATAAACGCAACATTGTTTCCCTCTTTTAACTCACTACGCCCTGTTTGCTTTcacctttctttctcttttgtcttcctcctcactccttttttttttttttattaattttgtgaGATCACATGCTAAATGCGAAAcactattatttattattaattaattatttttttgaaactaAGGTACTAATGTAAGGACCGGTCTaccaaacaaaataatactatgaaaaaaaaacacttaaatttttaattaaatcactatatttttattaatcaatcattaattataaaaattaatttaatttaaaataaaaatatatgaatttatttaaaattttttaaataatttaaaattttatttgaacaTAATATCATTATGAAATTCATCTCACACCGAACCCAATTTAGCTTAGAAACCAAAACCAGTCAATAACTCGGGATTTTTTGAAACAATACAATTAATAAcagaaataagagaaaaaaaaggctcgagagaaatgagattttaaaaaataataataatatttatatgaaagagaagagtttgaaaaaagtatttcatttttaaatagatGGAAATAGGAACAAGGCAAACAGCCCCTAAGTAAAAAGCTTGCTCTGTAATGACAAGTAGTTATATGTAGTTGTACGTTTTAGGCTGTAGGCCACGTTCCCCCCAGCGGGAATTTTCCAATGCCTCATTGTCGTTAAAACCAAAGCCAAATCGGCACGATAAAAGCGCTTCCccctttctttattttctaacAATCCAAACCCAAGGAATTCCTCTCAATTCTTTCCTGCTAACGACCAGCGGTTGAAGATGAAAGTGAAGGTGAAGCAATCCCCGCCCAACCCCAACGCCACCGCCCAAAGCCTGACCTCCCAGGAGTCTCGCCTCCTCGTCCGCGAAACGCTGCGTATCAGCGCCAACCTGGCGACGAATGCGGGTGTAACTAGCAGCAGCGGAAGCAGCATGAATGATGGAGCGGCGATCCCATTGATGGATGAAAATCGGAGGATGGGATTGGTGGGGGAGGAATTTGTGGAATCGAGCTTGAAATTGATATGTTGCGAGGAAATCGACGGCAGGAGATGGAAGTACATGGCGGAGAAAGATCCTTTTGGAAATCTCAAGAACAATTCCATTCGCGCTCTCAGCTCGCACACCCCTCAGGCCCCTGTTGATgtaagctttttctttttctttttcttttttattttgcaataaaaacgaaaagaaaatcaattacTAGTATATCAAATCCTGCCTTTATTGTTTTCAATCTCATAATCTTGTTTGGCCAATTTTTGTGCTCTATTTTTGCTTTATGTTTATGGCATTTGAacattgttattattttttaaaattgcgATGACCCCTTTTGCTCAAATATATACTACTAATTCACTATAAAGAATTCACccattttttcacttgtcattATTACTCCCTTTCCCCCCCTGTTACGACTACTATTTGACTACTGTTGTTCTCGAGTGTTTCataaaagtggtaaacataattACTATCAaccaaaaaggaagagaatgAGTAAGTAACTGGGgctatttgttttttcttataatAATAACTCTCGCTGTAAAAGGATGCTTATATTCCAATCGAAGCCACAAGGTCTTATTCTTACTGTTGGATTTGCATCTGTTTAGAACACTTGCATTGTGCTTTGTGGGATGACTTGAATTGTGGTTAAATTGATGGCGCAGGAATTGATGTCGTTTGTGCGATCATATGTGGTGCCTGAGGGTTTTCCTGACAGTGTTACTCCTTCGTACGTGCCATACATGACATGGAGAGCATTGAAGGTGGGATTTTAGCATATTGGAAAGCGAAGGGCGATAAAAGACTAAAGACTTGCCCGTGCCTCtcaatttagttattttagcaTCCTTAAATACCATACTGATTGCCATCTTGTTCAATGCAGCACTTCTTTGGTGGAGCAATGGGTGTTTTCACAACGCAAACCCTTTTGAGCTCAGTTGGGGTCTCTAGAAATAGAGCTACTCCTGGTGCTGTCGCTATCAATTGGATTCTCAAGGTAGGGAAGATGTAAGATGTTTGAAGTTGGCAACATATACCTTCTTCTGTAAGTTTGGTGGCTGAAAAAACACAAGCTTACATTTGCTTCTGCATTTACTTTGTTGCTTTACAACTGTCTTGGCACTACTTCTGGTTGTCTAGTTGCCAAGTCTATGAGCACAATCTTCCTCTGGTTTGCATTTATCAAgcattaatatattattggaaaaaaaaaaaaagcttacgAATTCTCTTATATAAACAGTTAATAGGGATGCAGTGAGCCTAGTTGGAAATCTTGAGGGATATTTGTCTTAgcatattttgaattttctcattGTGGTATTTCCTCTGGCTGATCAAAATGTGTGAATGTTCTAACTGAGCTGTTAATTGCCATTTTGATGATCTAACGATGAAGTTTTTCTGCAAAACTCAAGGGTGTTATTAGGAACTTTTGCTCAATAAGATATAATAGGTTGTATGAGACTAAAATGTTCCTCTAAGTAGAAACTAGGTTCTATCTGAAGATTGTGGTTGCTCCTTGTTGCACCCATACATCTCTGAAATATTAGTGTGcaaatcataattaattttcagtGGTTGGTAGTGATTTTTTCAATGGCTTCtctaatattaaattattaggGAGCAGCTGCTCTTCAAAAGTAAATACATGTTAGCAATGCTAACATGGTATTGGTAATTTTTCCTAAAACGGCGGTATGTTTTTTGACCTGATGAGTTACTCTTTGTGCAAAACTGGCTAATAAGTGTTTATGACGGCCTGTTCATTGTGGAAGCTTGTTGAGGAAGCCTTTCTCTGTTTACTTTTTCACCACAAGATGCAAAGCtgataaattcttttttacaATGCAGGaagaaaaagttataaattcagacttttttttttagaaaaaagaaactgaTTGTGTTTTTCCTTAATGCTTgcaaaaaattcatttttgtgGGTACTGCTTGTGGGAAAGAAAGTGCAACTGTAGCATGTTTATGGCATTTGTTCATAGTTACTatttgcttcttctttttttctgaGTGAGCCATTAATTGCAAttgctaaaattaaaatatctacTTATATCTTTCTAAAATGAAATGTCTCAATGCTCAATTTTGCATTTTGTTGGCATTTGGAAAGCATTCAAGAAGTAAGTTCATAGAATTCATTAAGTAGTCAAACTGCGTTAGTTTCACAAAGTTTTCCTTTAAAACCTTATGTTACCTTACCCTTATATATTATTACCTTTTGGGCGTGTCCTTTTGTATTGAATGTGGTGCGTAGAAAAAAAGGTTAGTCCAAATTGGCATTCCATCAAGATAAAGTTTCACTATGTTTGCAGGATGGCGCCGGCCGTGTTGGTAAAATGCTTTTTGCCCGGCaaggaaagaaatttgatTATGATCTAAAACAGGTAATGTTTCCTTTTGGAGATGGAGGTGGTGGAAGTTGCATGTACTTTTCTCATGAAATTCTTACTTCCAATTTGTTATAGCTGCGGTTTGCTGGTGACCTTCTTATGGAGCTGGGTGCTGGGGTCGAGTTGGCAACTGCAGCTGTGCctcatctttttcttcctatGGCTTGTGCTGCAAACGTGGTGAAGGTTGAATGGTTTTCTTTACAACATATGCCTTCGTGGTTGATTACCTACTGCattcttaattctttattGCTTACTTGTAGAATGTTGCTGCCGTAACATCAACATCGACTCGGACACCAATTTACAAGGCCTTTGCTAAAGGAGAAAACATCGGAGATGTCACAGCTAAAGGAGAATGTGTTGGCAATATCGCAGATCTGGTATGCTTTTAATTGTCATGATAGCATGAAGTAGTGTTCTTTACACAGTcacataattttctttaagGTTAATTATTTCTGAAACACCATCGATATGGGTGGCAATATGAGGAAGGATAATGCTTGAAAGTTGCTTGGAAATGTGCAATGTAGATGCAATTAACAGACTTGTTATGATATAGGAATTATTAGAAGGAACTAAAAGAGTAAGGTCAGACTCCGAAAGTACATGGAAGCTATATTGCTCCGACTCTTCATTTTCTTGAGGTTCCTGTATTGATCACATACCACATGAGTATGGAGGTCTAACCCTccaaatataaagaaaagcTTAGGAAAAATTGAACGTACATGTGTGAAGACACATGCCCGTTTTCAACCCTCACCCCAAGGTCTAGTAACATAgcatggaagaaaaaaaggagcAGAAAAGTGAACGGGAAAGTTGCCTTAGATGTTGTACTGTGCAAATAGATATGGTTTGACTGATTGGAATGAGAGTTTGGTTTGCCAGCTATATTGTCTATTTAAGTTAACATATTGAAAGTACCTTTGTGGCAATAGCAATTACTATGGCCATGATGATCAGAACCTGTCAAATCTCCGGTGCTGATAAAGAGCAAACAATAAGTATTAGCTTGCTGTCAGGTGCTGCTGCTGCATGAtggtttgatgcttttatatTTCTGTTTACAGAACAAGAATCATCTTCTGATGTCCAGAattaaaggcaaaaaaaaaaatgatgtgtAAATGCATGTGATTGGCACTGAACATGCTTTTGTATCAAGTGGCTGTGCAATCTGTTGACACTAGGTGAAAAGAGGAAACATCTAAgtctaaaattttgattcattATCTCagtatttgactcaaaatagtATTTGGTTAATATTAAGCATCCAACCTAAAACCAATTAGCAATAGGTGGAGAGACTCAACTTGAATATAAGAGCATAGGAAACTCAGATTAACACCACTCTATACTCTCCCTCACCTGTTGACCTGATATAACAACCAAAACAAATGTGCCTGCCATGTGGACAAACACTTTCGGGGCAACAAGCGATAAGAATAATGAGCAATATAACAAACTTGGGCAAGGCTCTACTGCCATGTTAAGCATCCAACCTAAATCAATTGGCAATAGATGGAGAGATCCAATTTGATTGAAGACACCAAGGAACTCAAGATTTTTTATCTATGTGGGATAGCACCACTGCAATGGTTGCCTTGGACAAATTTGAACTTGAGCAGTGGATATTGTCATTAGGTACAgtttaattgattttgaaatttttgctAGCATGTTAATGGGGATGCTAgttggttttttatttttggtgcTCTTTGGAGgcttttgaaattaaaattttactgatatcactaaattattaataaatcatGTTGGAGCTTTATACCTGTATTTTCTGAATGTTGGAATTTTTAGTCATGCAGAAGTAAATATGTTTGCTTTTGTGCTTTTGCAATTAGAAGATCTGTCTCATTTCAGTCctactaattttttatatccAATATCCTTGTGATTTTTCATGTATGCATTATCATGCATGGTATGTTTGTCTTTCTTATGTTTAAAAATATGAGGTTTCAACTGAActgtttaattttctttgaagCTGGGAACTGGACTGAGCATTATGATCTCGAAAAGAAACCCATCCTTGATTACAACATTTGCACTCCTTTCATGTGGATATGTCTTCAGTTCTTACCAAGAGGTTTGATTATGCACTAACATTTacattacttttatttaaaaatggtCTGCCAATTTTTCATTTGTGGAAGCTCATATTCTGATAATAACTTTCAATGTTTTTCTTTCCAGGTTAGATCTGTAGTGTTACACACATTAAATAGAGCGAGATTCAGTGTGGCAGTAGATTCCTTCCTTAAGACTGGTCAGTAAAACTGTAATAGAACTTCACTACATCTAGACCACATTTTCTTTCTGTTCTTCTAGTCAATGACATTGTCaatgaattaaaacaatttgaaTAATTCTTCAGATGTTGAATGACTTCATTGTGTTTCTTCACTTTGCAGGGCAAGTTCCCTCATTGCAGGAGGGAAATCTGCAGGAAAATATATTCagttttccatggttgaaggATAGACCTGTTGTTCTTGGTGTGTATTAAACTTTGTTCAACAGTTTTTCCCTGACAAAAAAACTCTGTGGTCTGGCATTGTTTGAGTTCAATCTAAAATTTCTTCCGTTGTTGGCAGGGTCAAGATTTAAGGATGCTTTCCAAGATCCAAGTCCCTATCTTGCGATAGAACCTCTCTTTGAGGTATGCTCCTTTAAAAGGAGATTAATTGAGTTTCAAGGCTTGCCTTCCCCCCCCCCCACCccaacacacacacacacacacacacacacaaagcATGTATATGCttaaatggatgattaaattataagttGCCTTGATTAACTTAGTCTCAATTTGTTTGATCTTGTATCTCTTGATTGATGGcagaaagaaagatatttaGTGACATATAATCCTTCAAAGGGAAAAGTATATGCATTGCTCAAGGATCAAGCAAAGTCAGATGACATTATAAAAGCAGCATTTCATGTGAGAAAATCTTGTTGACCTTATATACTTGTTATGTTGGCTGGCCATTTTTTGCTTGCATATATTGTGTTTAGCTATA
It includes:
- the LOC18595229 gene encoding survival of motor neuron-related-splicing factor 30, with the protein product MQGEDELSIEELASNLSTYKEQLQQVRQLLVDDPGNLEYVDMEKELAEVIALTEELLATAKQNEISGSDIGTSYSAPPAQSKEAGKTSDYEDKFPVGTKVQAVWSEDGEWYDATVEAITPNGYFVLYDGWGNKEEVDPANVRAIEYNALLEAEKVAEATKQAIKRKIAQAASVDFQSRSLPAKLRITADDPEDVKAAKRKKIHAFKSKMRFEQLEVAQNKRQNAWQQFQTTKGKTKKVGFFSGRKRESIFKSPDDPHGKVGVTGSGKGLTEFQKREKHLHLKGGNVEINDD
- the LOC18595230 gene encoding protein root UVB sensitive 6; this encodes MKVKVKQSPPNPNATAQSLTSQESRLLVRETLRISANLATNAGVTSSSGSSMNDGAAIPLMDENRRMGLVGEEFVESSLKLICCEEIDGRRWKYMAEKDPFGNLKNNSIRALSSHTPQAPVDELMSFVRSYVVPEGFPDSVTPSYVPYMTWRALKHFFGGAMGVFTTQTLLSSVGVSRNRATPGAVAINWILKDGAGRVGKMLFARQGKKFDYDLKQLRFAGDLLMELGAGVELATAAVPHLFLPMACAANVVKNVAAVTSTSTRTPIYKAFAKGENIGDVTAKGECVGNIADLLGTGLSIMISKRNPSLITTFALLSCGYVFSSYQEVRSVVLHTLNRARFSVAVDSFLKTGQVPSLQEGNLQENIFSFPWLKDRPVVLGSRFKDAFQDPSPYLAIEPLFEKERYLVTYNPSKGKVYALLKDQAKSDDIIKAAFHAHVLLHFIHSSNNGQYSSRSQQEHDHSNLMPSTTDFAAHIADSCKMVSTSYGIFKSKAAEQGWRMSESLLNPGRARLY